One stretch of Priestia megaterium DNA includes these proteins:
- a CDS encoding MarR family winged helix-turn-helix transcriptional regulator, whose product MTERYSKEEISHQLESIDHVKEALLKYKNTVIGEKYDLLPYHLTSTKEAILKTIHDKKSCIVSDITKVLGLSPGAITIVLNQLEDDKLVNRIYKKQNRRSVWVELTEKGEKVVEILQATRVDFWSDLLSHLSEEERDQYFHIMKKISQKLQQ is encoded by the coding sequence TTGACTGAACGTTATAGCAAAGAAGAGATTAGTCATCAGCTAGAAAGTATAGATCATGTAAAAGAAGCTCTTTTAAAATATAAAAACACCGTAATCGGTGAGAAATATGATTTGCTTCCCTATCATTTAACTTCAACAAAAGAGGCAATCTTAAAAACCATTCACGATAAAAAAAGCTGTATTGTTAGCGATATCACAAAAGTACTTGGGCTCTCACCCGGTGCTATCACCATTGTATTAAATCAATTAGAAGATGATAAGCTTGTGAATCGTATTTATAAAAAGCAAAACCGCCGAAGCGTGTGGGTAGAGTTGACTGAAAAAGGCGAAAAGGTTGTCGAAATATTGCAAGCTACTCGTGTCGATTTTTGGTCAGATTTACTTTCACACTTATCAGAAGAAGAAAGAGATCAATACTTTCACATTATGAAAAAAATATCTCAAAAATTACAGCAATAA
- a CDS encoding SDR family oxidoreductase, which yields MKVLVIGANGQVGKNIVNILNESDVHTVRAMVRKEEQAKELEARGIEMAFASLEGTVHEIKEVMKGCDAVIFSAGSGGNTGHDKTLLIDLDGAVKAMEAAEDLGIKRFVMVSALQAHHRENWNTSLIPYYVAKHYADKILEASGLTYTIVRPGGLLNEPGTGRVDAGENKERGSIPREDVARVVVETLSEDHTFGRSFDLVSGDTPIAEAIQSI from the coding sequence ATGAAAGTTCTTGTAATTGGTGCGAATGGTCAAGTAGGCAAAAATATTGTAAACATTTTGAATGAAAGTGATGTGCACACTGTACGTGCGATGGTTCGTAAAGAAGAACAAGCAAAAGAACTTGAGGCAAGAGGTATCGAAATGGCTTTTGCAAGCTTAGAAGGCACTGTACATGAAATTAAGGAAGTGATGAAAGGCTGTGACGCCGTTATCTTTAGCGCAGGATCAGGCGGAAATACAGGCCATGATAAGACACTTTTAATTGATTTAGACGGTGCGGTAAAAGCGATGGAAGCTGCAGAAGATTTAGGTATTAAACGATTTGTGATGGTAAGCGCACTTCAAGCACATCACCGTGAAAACTGGAATACTTCACTAATTCCTTACTATGTAGCCAAACATTATGCAGATAAAATCTTAGAAGCAAGCGGATTAACATATACAATTGTTCGACCAGGCGGATTGTTAAACGAACCAGGAACAGGACGTGTAGATGCTGGGGAGAACAAAGAGCGCGGATCAATTCCTCGCGAAGATGTAGCGCGTGTAGTAGTGGAAACGTTAAGTGAAGATCATACATTCGGACGTTCTTTTGATTTAGTTTCAGGCGATACGCCTATCGCAGAGGCTATTCAATCTATTTAA
- a CDS encoding 3'-5' exonuclease, with the protein MADVKQFIFFDFEMLCSNKGMPFEDMEAIRIGAVKYNIETEDIEFFDRYIQPTKRVSLSRFCKELTGIKDTDLVGASNFKNVFEDFLTWVGGIKKSRFFSWSTSDLSRLKIDAEKHEISLATIKKIEQRYVDFQAIFTKRVSKNNVSVENGLALYNLQFEGKKHNPMYDAYNTLRIYLSFLNEPVQSDFIMIKQFILEEVPQNIKEMNATLRKTIQKDLHIFAEELNEMYKMKDAVKIIKRTQRIVKKYENILINRSGLFSEENCFYAGLLLDFYHNLLLCYNEHLEYSSKIIILDESTLHPLNQLSLKRG; encoded by the coding sequence ATGGCAGATGTAAAACAATTTATCTTTTTTGATTTTGAAATGCTGTGTTCAAACAAAGGAATGCCGTTTGAAGATATGGAAGCAATTCGGATTGGCGCGGTGAAGTACAATATCGAGACAGAAGACATTGAGTTTTTTGACCGTTATATTCAACCTACAAAACGGGTGTCCTTAAGCCGCTTCTGCAAAGAGTTAACCGGTATTAAAGATACTGATTTAGTCGGTGCAAGTAATTTTAAAAATGTTTTTGAAGACTTTTTAACCTGGGTTGGCGGAATTAAAAAATCCCGTTTTTTCTCTTGGTCTACCAGCGATTTATCTCGCTTAAAAATAGATGCGGAAAAGCACGAAATCTCTCTTGCTACTATAAAGAAAATAGAACAGCGTTATGTTGATTTTCAAGCAATTTTTACAAAACGTGTTTCTAAAAATAACGTATCAGTAGAAAATGGGTTAGCTTTATATAATTTGCAGTTTGAGGGTAAAAAGCACAATCCGATGTATGATGCGTATAACACTCTTCGCATTTACCTAAGCTTTTTGAACGAGCCAGTACAGTCTGATTTCATTATGATAAAGCAATTTATTCTGGAAGAAGTACCGCAGAACATTAAAGAAATGAATGCAACGCTTAGAAAGACAATACAAAAAGACCTCCACATATTTGCGGAAGAGTTAAATGAAATGTATAAAATGAAAGATGCAGTAAAAATTATAAAGAGAACTCAAAGAATCGTTAAAAAATACGAAAATATTCTTATCAACCGCTCTGGTTTGTTCTCGGAGGAAAATTGTTTTTATGCCGGTCTTTTACTGGATTTTTATCATAATTTGCTGCTTTGTTATAATGAACATCTAGAATATTCATCAAAAATTATCATTTTAGATGAGAGCACCCTACACCCTTTAAACCAGCTTTCTTTGAAGAGAGGATGA
- the mbcS gene encoding acyl-CoA synthetase MbcS translates to MIQLKDLVPSEHYNLTEEIEKHASDQLALKWQDADGAREEITYNQLLAKANKVANGLTELGLTKGDHVLVIAPRLIESYAIYLACLKAGIIVIPSSELLRAKDIQYRLHHAEAKAIISYHPFCNEIDKIENFPTSLQHKITFGADVTSWTRLESLTADASEQFQAAKTTKDDTAFLPYTSGTTGQPKGVVHTHGWAYAHLRIAAAEWLDIKKGDTVWATAGPGWQKWIWSPFLSVLGQGATGIIYNGRFEPKKFLEILQDEKVNVLCCTPTEYRFMAKIDELERFDLSHLHSAVSAGEPLNEEVINVFKKYFNIQVRDGYGQTENTLLIGTLKGVKTKIGSMGKPMLEGFVEIINEDGEPCKPGEVGDIAVRRDLPSLFKHYYKDMERTEKTYKGNYYLTGDRASKDEENYYWFQGRGDDIIISSGYTIGPFEVEDALIKHPAVKECAVVASPDADRGHVVKAYVVLVDHVKTTDAGFIKELQNHVKALTAPYKYPRVIEFIDELPKTNSGKIRRVELREREQQKA, encoded by the coding sequence ATGATTCAACTAAAAGATTTAGTTCCAAGTGAACATTACAACTTAACAGAGGAAATTGAAAAACATGCATCCGATCAGCTTGCGTTAAAGTGGCAGGACGCTGACGGTGCACGTGAGGAAATTACATATAACCAGCTGTTAGCAAAAGCCAATAAAGTGGCAAACGGGTTAACAGAGCTAGGTTTAACAAAAGGCGATCACGTTTTAGTTATTGCGCCTCGCCTTATTGAATCGTATGCTATTTACTTAGCATGCTTAAAAGCAGGTATTATTGTAATTCCTTCTTCAGAACTATTACGCGCAAAAGATATCCAATATCGTTTACATCACGCTGAAGCAAAAGCGATTATTTCTTACCATCCTTTCTGCAATGAGATCGATAAGATTGAAAACTTCCCTACTTCTCTACAACATAAAATTACGTTTGGTGCTGATGTTACGTCATGGACGCGCTTAGAGTCACTTACGGCGGATGCATCAGAACAGTTCCAAGCAGCTAAAACAACTAAAGATGATACGGCATTCCTTCCTTATACATCTGGTACAACAGGACAGCCAAAAGGCGTTGTTCATACTCATGGATGGGCTTATGCTCACCTTCGTATCGCTGCTGCTGAATGGTTAGATATTAAAAAAGGCGATACGGTCTGGGCAACAGCAGGTCCTGGTTGGCAGAAATGGATTTGGAGTCCGTTTTTATCTGTACTTGGACAAGGTGCAACAGGCATTATCTATAACGGACGTTTTGAACCTAAAAAGTTTTTAGAAATTTTACAGGATGAAAAAGTAAACGTACTGTGCTGCACGCCAACAGAGTACCGCTTTATGGCTAAAATTGATGAGCTTGAACGTTTTGACCTGTCTCACCTTCATAGCGCTGTATCTGCCGGAGAACCGCTAAACGAAGAAGTTATTAATGTGTTTAAAAAATATTTTAATATCCAAGTACGTGATGGATACGGCCAAACGGAAAATACCCTTTTGATTGGTACCTTAAAAGGTGTAAAAACGAAGATTGGTTCAATGGGTAAACCGATGCTTGAAGGGTTTGTAGAAATCATTAATGAAGACGGCGAACCTTGTAAGCCTGGAGAAGTTGGAGACATTGCCGTTCGTAGAGACCTCCCTTCTCTTTTCAAGCACTACTACAAAGATATGGAGCGTACTGAGAAAACGTATAAAGGAAACTACTATTTAACAGGTGACCGCGCTTCTAAGGATGAAGAGAACTATTACTGGTTCCAAGGACGCGGAGATGATATTATTATCAGTTCTGGCTATACAATTGGGCCGTTTGAAGTTGAAGATGCGTTAATTAAGCATCCAGCGGTGAAAGAATGTGCCGTTGTAGCTAGCCCAGATGCTGATCGCGGCCATGTTGTAAAAGCTTATGTTGTTCTTGTCGATCATGTAAAAACAACAGATGCAGGGTTTATTAAAGAGCTGCAAAATCACGTAAAGGCTCTAACTGCACCTTACAAGTATCCTCGCGTAATTGAATTTATTGATGAATTGCCAAAAACTAATTCAGGTAAAATTCGACGTGTGGAACTTCGTGAACGCGAGCAACAAAAAGCATAA
- a CDS encoding class I adenylate-forming enzyme family protein, which yields MNTLQYLVAERAEISPQHEALVEHNERYTFNEFHEKVNQLSHYFLEKGIQKGDRIGILAHTSIAYPVVTMGILQVGAVVVPLSKSMTPYELDSIITSGQLKAIIHHNEFTSVLEKAEQTDGLSFTLKIEDAKEFTTQFSAYNTNTPEALPEVLPEDLALMMFTSGTTGKSKGCMIAHGSVSAFLNSGGQEERANIDKSMRYLFVHPFFHMSSMSILFMCINTGNTMVCSEETDPAKVIEVIEKENIKMLFALPPALKYIVEELEKGDHYDFPLKLAVSGGTKVSESLIEQYDRNGMILAQGYGSTEAWIISSWHPQMGWKKVSSAGKPAPHVEVKIVDPDTRQEVPTGEKGEVLVRSPYLFKGYWQNEEATNAVLQDGWLAMGDAGRLDEDGFLYIEGRYKDVIVYGGDNIYPDQVEEVVLAADGVLEATVVGMPDDVYGEVPYAFVVKQEASALTEEDVVNFCKERLAPYKVPTVVFVSSLPKNSVGKVLKNEVKKQALAHA from the coding sequence ATGAACACATTACAATACTTAGTCGCAGAACGTGCAGAGATTTCTCCTCAACATGAAGCACTAGTTGAACATAATGAACGTTATACATTTAATGAATTTCATGAAAAAGTAAATCAATTGTCTCATTACTTCTTAGAGAAAGGAATCCAAAAAGGAGATCGTATTGGTATCTTAGCACATACAAGCATTGCTTACCCAGTCGTTACAATGGGGATTTTACAAGTGGGAGCAGTCGTTGTTCCATTAAGTAAGAGCATGACACCTTATGAGCTTGATAGCATTATTACGAGCGGACAGTTAAAAGCGATTATCCACCACAATGAATTTACGTCTGTATTAGAAAAAGCGGAACAAACGGATGGACTTAGCTTTACGTTAAAAATTGAGGATGCAAAAGAATTTACAACTCAATTCTCAGCCTATAACACAAACACACCAGAAGCACTTCCTGAAGTACTTCCTGAAGATCTAGCATTGATGATGTTCACATCAGGTACAACAGGCAAATCAAAAGGATGTATGATTGCACATGGATCAGTAAGTGCCTTTTTAAATTCTGGCGGACAGGAAGAACGTGCAAATATCGATAAAAGCATGCGCTATTTGTTTGTTCATCCATTCTTCCATATGAGTTCGATGAGCATTTTATTTATGTGCATTAACACAGGAAACACAATGGTATGTTCTGAGGAAACAGATCCAGCTAAAGTAATTGAGGTAATTGAAAAAGAAAACATTAAAATGCTGTTTGCACTACCACCGGCATTAAAATACATCGTAGAAGAGCTTGAAAAAGGAGATCACTATGATTTCCCTCTAAAACTTGCTGTGTCAGGCGGAACAAAAGTATCTGAGTCTTTAATCGAACAATATGATCGTAACGGAATGATTTTAGCTCAAGGGTACGGAAGCACAGAAGCTTGGATTATCAGTTCATGGCATCCTCAAATGGGATGGAAGAAAGTAAGCTCTGCTGGAAAACCTGCTCCACATGTAGAAGTTAAAATTGTAGATCCGGATACACGTCAAGAAGTACCAACTGGAGAAAAAGGTGAAGTACTCGTACGAAGCCCTTATCTTTTCAAAGGCTACTGGCAAAACGAAGAAGCAACAAACGCTGTCTTACAAGATGGCTGGCTAGCGATGGGGGATGCAGGTCGATTAGATGAAGACGGATTTCTTTATATTGAAGGACGCTATAAAGATGTAATTGTATATGGAGGAGACAACATCTACCCAGATCAAGTAGAAGAAGTTGTCCTAGCAGCAGATGGCGTGTTAGAAGCGACAGTTGTCGGCATGCCTGATGATGTGTACGGCGAAGTTCCATATGCATTTGTTGTTAAACAAGAAGCATCTGCTTTAACTGAAGAAGATGTAGTGAACTTCTGTAAAGAAAGATTAGCACCATATAAAGTGCCAACTGTTGTATTTGTTTCATCACTTCCTAAAAACAGCGTAGGAAAAGTGTTGAAAAACGAAGTGAAAAAACAAGCCTTAGCACACGCATAA
- a CDS encoding VanW family protein yields MKKVLGALLLGATIVSAFIAYSMYTNHSAKQTAAIEQKQAAKKAEKKTEKKKKPVLKVEDLTYQLKDSRTGQVMKEFKPIHYKDKDVYDQEIKQLASELAKGIDTPMQNIKMDANGSLTGGSKQIILKEAELVKNLQNLNTKQLDVKVPIYETAPNVTAASAQGIADVSLASYSTRFRPSDTSRNRNVQLSAEAINNVVLGPGDSFSYNQTVGERTAERGYQPAPEIINKQLVMGIGGGICQTSSTLFNAIDGAGLQVTARSHHSKHVGYVPAGRDATVSWGGPDFKFTNNKDYPVIIKAYANVNTGVLTVDVRTSQRAI; encoded by the coding sequence ATGAAGAAAGTCTTAGGGGCGCTTTTGCTTGGCGCGACAATTGTTAGTGCGTTTATTGCGTACAGCATGTATACCAATCATTCTGCAAAGCAAACAGCCGCGATAGAACAAAAACAAGCAGCGAAAAAAGCAGAAAAAAAGACTGAGAAAAAGAAAAAACCAGTCCTTAAAGTCGAAGACCTGACGTATCAGTTGAAAGATTCCCGCACAGGACAAGTAATGAAAGAATTCAAGCCGATTCATTACAAGGATAAAGACGTATACGACCAAGAAATTAAGCAATTAGCGTCTGAGCTGGCAAAAGGGATCGACACGCCTATGCAAAACATAAAAATGGATGCAAATGGATCGTTAACCGGTGGGTCCAAACAAATCATTTTAAAAGAAGCAGAGCTTGTTAAAAATCTGCAGAACTTAAATACGAAACAATTGGATGTGAAGGTTCCGATTTACGAAACCGCTCCAAATGTAACGGCAGCATCTGCTCAAGGGATCGCTGATGTATCGCTAGCTTCGTATTCTACACGTTTTCGTCCAAGTGATACAAGTCGAAACAGAAATGTTCAGCTATCAGCAGAAGCGATTAATAACGTTGTATTAGGTCCAGGAGATTCATTTTCTTATAATCAAACAGTTGGGGAGCGCACAGCAGAAAGAGGCTATCAGCCTGCTCCTGAAATTATCAACAAACAGCTGGTGATGGGAATTGGCGGAGGGATCTGCCAAACATCTTCTACGCTATTTAATGCTATTGACGGCGCTGGTCTTCAAGTGACAGCTAGGTCTCACCATTCAAAACATGTAGGTTATGTACCTGCAGGAAGAGATGCAACCGTATCGTGGGGAGGACCTGATTTTAAGTTCACAAACAACAAAGATTACCCTGTCATCATTAAAGCGTACGCAAACGTAAATACCGGTGTTTTAACGGTAGATGTTCGTACTTCGCAGCGTGCTATCTAA
- a CDS encoding glutamate decarboxylase, with protein sequence MPQWHPHREQKNLPDEFPVNPLFSRQGEVTIPRLRIGDQGMLPETAYQIIHDEIALDGNARLNLATFVTTWMEPDAKRLYGESFDKNMIDKDEYPQTAAIEERCVRILADLWNSPNPDTTMGVSTTGSSEACMLGGLALKRRWQKLRKSKGLSTDRPNIVFSSSVQVVWEKFANYWDVEPRYVNINPDHPYLDAEGVINAVDENTIGVVPILGVTYTGVYEPIAAIAKALDEVQEKTGLDIPIHVDAASGGFIAPFLQPDLIWDFRLPRVKSINVSGHKYGLVYPGLGWVIWREKEDLPEDLIFRVSYLGGNMPTFALNFSRPGAQVLLQYYNFLRLGKDGYYAVQKTSQENALFLSKEIQEMEAFEILSDGSDIPVLAWKLKEGYTPNWTLYDLSRQLRTYGWQVPAYPLPPDMEEITIMRIVVRNGFSRDLAHLFMVNFKQAIEFLNSLDRPVLKDTKYDNGFHH encoded by the coding sequence ATGCCTCAATGGCACCCGCATCGTGAACAAAAAAATTTACCTGATGAATTTCCTGTTAATCCGCTTTTTTCTCGACAAGGAGAAGTAACGATTCCAAGGCTGCGTATTGGTGATCAAGGTATGCTTCCAGAAACAGCTTATCAAATCATTCATGATGAAATTGCTTTAGACGGAAATGCCCGCTTGAATTTAGCTACGTTTGTTACTACGTGGATGGAGCCTGATGCAAAGCGTTTGTACGGAGAATCTTTTGATAAGAATATGATCGATAAAGATGAGTATCCGCAAACAGCGGCTATTGAAGAGAGATGTGTACGTATTTTAGCGGATTTGTGGAATTCACCTAATCCTGATACAACGATGGGCGTTTCTACTACAGGTTCATCTGAAGCATGTATGCTTGGTGGACTAGCGTTAAAAAGACGCTGGCAGAAACTGCGTAAAAGTAAAGGGCTATCAACGGACCGCCCGAATATTGTATTTAGTTCATCTGTTCAAGTGGTATGGGAGAAGTTCGCAAACTATTGGGATGTAGAGCCTCGTTATGTGAACATTAATCCAGATCATCCTTATTTAGATGCAGAAGGCGTGATTAATGCGGTTGACGAAAATACAATTGGCGTCGTACCGATTCTTGGAGTCACGTATACAGGGGTTTACGAACCAATTGCTGCTATCGCAAAAGCATTAGATGAGGTACAGGAAAAGACAGGATTAGATATTCCTATTCATGTAGATGCTGCTTCTGGAGGTTTTATCGCTCCATTTCTTCAACCAGACCTTATCTGGGATTTCCGTTTGCCGCGAGTAAAGTCCATTAACGTGTCGGGACACAAGTATGGTTTAGTTTACCCTGGTTTAGGGTGGGTGATTTGGAGAGAAAAAGAGGACTTGCCTGAAGATCTTATTTTCCGCGTTTCTTATTTAGGAGGCAACATGCCAACTTTTGCGCTCAACTTCTCTAGACCAGGAGCACAAGTTCTTTTACAGTACTACAATTTCTTGCGTTTAGGTAAAGACGGCTATTATGCTGTGCAAAAAACCTCCCAAGAAAACGCGCTGTTTCTCAGCAAAGAAATTCAAGAAATGGAAGCATTCGAAATTCTTTCTGACGGTTCAGATATCCCGGTGCTTGCTTGGAAACTGAAAGAAGGATATACGCCAAACTGGACTCTTTATGACTTGTCTAGACAATTGCGTACGTACGGATGGCAAGTGCCTGCTTATCCGCTACCTCCAGACATGGAAGAAATAACAATCATGCGCATTGTCGTTAGAAATGGTTTTTCAAGAGACTTGGCTCATTTATTTATGGTTAATTTCAAACAAGCTATTGAGTTTCTTAACTCTTTGGATAGACCTGTTCTTAAAGACACGAAATACGACAATGGATTTCATCATTAA
- a CDS encoding GTP-binding protein, with translation MKHSNKTIGIVAHVDAGKTTFSEQLLYHTKSIKQRGRVDHKDSFLDTHTIEKERGITVFADQGTFLYNGSTYYLIDTPGHVDFSPEMERSIQVMDYAIVILSAVEGVEGHTETVWQLLQKHRVPVFFFINKIDRVGADSERVINDIKHNLTTDVYDITSELIDGSLSEELIEFIAEKDEELLDAFMEGKNDQAYWKAAMKKLIQTNQLFPCACGSALQDIGMKSFLEKLDLLTEIHYSQEEAFSGRVYKIRHDENGMRITFIKALSGTLQVRDEVSYEKNGELYEEKITQVRAYNGSTFKNVNEGSAGELFAVTGLSSASIGYGLGTLKESRSYELLPTLKSKVVFEPSVHPKEGIKLFRLLDAEDPSLHVTWEERTQELHIHVMGAIQLEVLEKLIKERFNINVQFEEPEILYKESIENTVMGYGHFEPLKHYAEVLLKIEAAERNSGITFENACHADDLSVGYQHLVRQHIFEKPHHGLLTGSSITDIKVTLCTGRAHNKHTSGGDFREATYRALRQGLEKAKNIVLEPYYDFKIKVDIDQMGRVLADVQSAHGRFDSPQTTENKAIITGKVPVATFMNYGSTLASFTHGKGAMSLLFGGYERCHNEEEVIERICYNKDADPEYSSSSVFCAKGQGYTVPWEEAEEKMHCL, from the coding sequence CCATACGATTGAGAAAGAACGAGGCATTACAGTATTTGCCGACCAAGGAACTTTTTTATATAACGGTTCTACTTACTATTTAATTGATACGCCGGGCCACGTCGATTTTTCACCTGAAATGGAACGTTCTATTCAAGTGATGGATTATGCGATCGTCATCTTAAGTGCAGTCGAGGGAGTGGAAGGCCATACAGAAACGGTTTGGCAGCTGCTTCAAAAACATCGTGTGCCCGTATTCTTTTTCATCAATAAAATTGATCGTGTAGGAGCAGATTCTGAACGTGTTATAAACGATATTAAACATAACTTAACCACTGATGTTTATGATATAACGTCAGAGCTTATAGATGGGTCGTTAAGTGAGGAACTTATTGAATTTATAGCTGAAAAAGATGAAGAGCTTCTAGATGCATTTATGGAAGGCAAGAATGATCAAGCTTATTGGAAAGCGGCCATGAAAAAGCTTATTCAAACCAATCAGCTTTTCCCGTGTGCTTGTGGCTCAGCTTTACAAGACATCGGCATGAAAAGTTTTTTAGAGAAGCTCGATTTGTTAACAGAAATTCACTACTCGCAGGAAGAAGCATTTTCAGGGCGTGTATATAAAATCCGGCACGATGAAAACGGCATGCGCATCACGTTTATCAAAGCTCTGAGCGGGACACTGCAAGTGCGTGATGAAGTATCTTATGAAAAAAATGGAGAGCTATACGAAGAAAAAATCACTCAGGTTCGCGCTTATAACGGAAGCACATTTAAAAACGTTAATGAAGGTTCAGCCGGCGAACTTTTTGCGGTTACAGGGTTGTCTTCAGCATCGATTGGATACGGTCTTGGAACGTTAAAAGAAAGCCGATCCTACGAACTTTTACCTACGTTAAAATCAAAAGTTGTTTTTGAGCCTTCTGTTCATCCAAAAGAAGGAATTAAACTTTTTCGATTATTAGATGCCGAAGACCCTTCTTTACATGTGACGTGGGAAGAAAGGACTCAAGAGCTTCATATTCATGTAATGGGAGCAATTCAGCTTGAAGTTCTCGAAAAATTGATCAAAGAACGCTTTAATATAAACGTACAGTTTGAAGAACCAGAAATTTTATACAAAGAATCCATCGAAAATACGGTAATGGGCTACGGACATTTTGAACCGTTGAAACACTATGCAGAAGTTCTTTTAAAAATAGAAGCAGCGGAACGAAACAGTGGAATTACCTTTGAAAATGCTTGTCACGCCGACGATTTATCCGTTGGGTATCAACATTTAGTCCGTCAGCATATATTTGAAAAGCCGCATCACGGTTTGCTGACGGGTTCATCTATTACTGATATAAAAGTGACATTATGTACTGGACGAGCTCACAACAAGCATACAAGCGGAGGAGATTTTAGAGAAGCAACGTACCGAGCATTACGACAAGGATTAGAAAAAGCAAAAAATATTGTGCTAGAACCGTATTATGACTTTAAAATTAAAGTGGATATTGATCAAATGGGGAGGGTATTAGCTGATGTTCAAAGCGCACATGGCCGCTTTGATTCTCCTCAAACAACTGAAAATAAAGCGATTATTACAGGCAAAGTTCCTGTTGCTACTTTTATGAACTACGGTTCGACGCTAGCATCTTTTACGCATGGAAAAGGAGCGATGTCTCTATTATTCGGAGGGTATGAACGCTGTCATAACGAAGAAGAAGTTATCGAACGAATCTGCTACAATAAAGACGCAGATCCGGAATACAGCTCATCGTCCGTCTTTTGCGCCAAAGGACAGGGATATACGGTTCCTTGGGAAGAAGCAGAGGAAAAAATGCACTGTTTATAA